CGCGCCTCTCTCTTCTCGCGGAATGCGGACAACCCCTCGCGTGCATCGGCAGAGCTGATCACCTGGCGGGTAAGGCGGGCTTCGATCGCGCGGGCGTCTTCCTCGGCGATCCAACCGCTGTGCACCACGGCTTCCTTGGCATTGCGTACCGCGAGAGGTCCGTTGCGCGCCACGCGTTCGGCGAGGCTCCGCGCCTTGTCCAATGCGGTGCCCGCCGGCACCACGTGGCCCACCAGGCCGAAATGATAGGCCTCCTGGGCGGTCAGCGGCTCGCCCGTGAGGATCATTTCCATGGCCTTGGTGTAGGGAATCTGCCGTTTGAGCCGGACCATGGAGCCGGCACCGGGCACCAGCCCACGCTGCACCTCCGGAAGACCGAACGTGGCCCGATCATCGGCAACACGGATATCGGTCTGCTGCAACATTTCACATCCGCCACCCAGGCACGCACCGTTGACCGCCGCGATGAGCGGTTTGGTCAGGGTGTGGGTGAGTAGCAGTCCTTTGCCTATGGCGGCGGGATCGAGTGGCGGTGCGGAGCCGTCCCGGACCATCCAGCCGTCGCTGAGATCACCTCCTACGCAGTAGGCGCTACCGGCGCCGGTGATGATGGCCGCCCGGATACCGTCGTCCCCGTCGATCTCGTCCCAGGCCTGGGCGAGCTGTCCCACCATATTGGTAGACAATGCATTTCGCCGATGCGGACGGTTCATGGTCAAGATGACGATCGGGCCGTCCCGCTCGACGAGAAGTTCTCGATCTTCGGTCATGGTTTCTCGCTCCCCACCACCCATAAAGCATGGAACTGCGATGCGCCGCCCATGGCGTGGCCTATCGCGCGT
This genomic window from Mycobacteroides chelonae contains:
- a CDS encoding enoyl-CoA hydratase-related protein, which produces MTEDRELLVERDGPIVILTMNRPHRRNALSTNMVGQLAQAWDEIDGDDGIRAAIITGAGSAYCVGGDLSDGWMVRDGSAPPLDPAAIGKGLLLTHTLTKPLIAAVNGACLGGGCEMLQQTDIRVADDRATFGLPEVQRGLVPGAGSMVRLKRQIPYTKAMEMILTGEPLTAQEAYHFGLVGHVVPAGTALDKARSLAERVARNGPLAVRNAKEAVVHSGWIAEEDARAIEARLTRQVISSADAREGLSAFREKREARFTGQ